A stretch of the Lolium perenne isolate Kyuss_39 chromosome 3, Kyuss_2.0, whole genome shotgun sequence genome encodes the following:
- the LOC127343871 gene encoding uncharacterized protein, giving the protein MVFYYKARPDAGDYTIYMGADKNENEELIKYGLPEDVWFHVDKVSSAHVYLRLKKGDSIDTISEGLLEDCAQLVKAHSIQGNKMNNVEVVYTSWSNLKKAPSMDVGQVGFHNPRLVHILTVEKRVNEILNRLQKTRVERRPDLKAEKDASNAAEKAEKKMQLKDKKRREEIERLVKERQAEIRSYKGLMVAEKMTSNRQIASAGKSMQEVEDDFV; this is encoded by the exons ATGGTGTTCTACTACAAGGCGCGGCCGGACGCCGGTGACTACACCATTTACATGGGCGCCGACAAGAACGAGAACGAGGAGCTCATCAAGTATGGCCTCCCGGAGGACGTCTG GTTCCATGTGGACAAGGTGTCCTCGGCGCACGTCTATTTGAGGCTCAAGAAAGGCGACTCCATAGATACCATCAGTGAGGGCCTACTGGAGGACTGTGCACAGCTCGTGAAAgcacattccattcaag GAAACAAGATGAACAATGTCGAGGTGGTGTACACGTCATGGTCTAATCTCAAGAAGGCGCCATCGATGGATGTCGGCCAAGTTGGCTTCCACAACCCTCGGCTG GTCCACATCTTGACGGTGGAGAAGCGTGTCAACGAGATCCTTAACAGGTTGCAGAAGACCAGGGTAGAGCGCCGACCAGACCTCAAAG CCGAGAAAGACGCGTCAAACGCAGCCGAGAAGGCGGAGAAGAAGATGCAACTGAAAGACAAG AAGCGGAGGGAGGAGATAGAGAGGCTGGTGAAGGAGCGGCAGGCGGAGATACGAAGCTACAAGGGCCTCATGGTCGCCGAGAAGATGACCTCCAACCGCCAGATCGCTTCCGCCGGCAAGTCCATGCAGGAAGTGGAGGACGACTTCGTATAA